The genomic stretch GACGAAGGAGATGATACAGAACACGATAAAGCTTGCGAAGAAGCTCGGCCCGCACTTCGCCCAGTTCTCGATCCTTACCCCGTACCCCGGAACTGAGCTCTTCGAGAACGTCAAGGACAAGCTGCTTCACCTGAAATGGGAGCTTTACGACTGCCTCCATCCCGTTTTGAAGACAACCTATGTTACCCCGAAGGAGCTCAGAAAATACCTGCTTAAAGCTTACGCAAGCTTTTATCTCCGCCCCTCGATGCTCGTAAGGTCCAAGATAAGGAGCATAAGGAGCCTCTCCTTCATCTCATCCCTGGTATATCCCTCCTTTAAACTCACTTTCAGGAGATGAGGTCTTGATGATATTTGTGAGGAACCCCAAAGAGGTTCAGAAGATTGCAGAGCTTGAGAGGCTTGTTGGGGAACTCACTTACGAGAGGAGGAACGAGGAGAAAGGAGATCCGTTGCACGTTCAACGTTTAACGTTGTAACGTTTTCCGCTTCAATCTATTCATCATTCGGGGGACGTTGAAATGCTGATCAACCATTGTCATGTCAGCCCCAAGGGGTTTGGATCGGAGAAGGACAAACCTGATATGGGCACCATAGCCGGCTTACAGAGGATTCTCGATGATGTAGGGGTTGAAGGTGCGGTATGTTTCGCCCCATTCGGTTGGGAGGGCGGTGTCTGGGAGGAAATCGGTGGAGGGCTTGACCGCAATGAGTGGCTCTGCCGTGAGCTCCGGAGATATCCAAACTTGTTCGGTTTTGCGACGATCTATCCGCAGGATCATGACGCTGCTGATCAACTGAAGAGAGCGATTGAAATGGGGCTTGTCGGGGCGAAGGTTCATCCTCCGGTTATGCGAATTCGCCTCGATGATCCTTCCATCGAGCACTTTTGGCAGATGGCCGAGTCGCTTCGCATACCGATCAGCATTCACA from Candidatus Poribacteria bacterium encodes the following:
- a CDS encoding amidohydrolase family protein — translated: MLINHCHVSPKGFGSEKDKPDMGTIAGLQRILDDVGVEGAVCFAPFGWEGGVWEEIGGGLDRNEWLCRELRRYPNLFGFATIYPQDHDAADQLKRAIEMGLVGAKVHPPVMRIRLDDPSIEHFWQMAESLRIPISIHTGAHGWNLRRYMPILLDDIAQRHPNLRIIIEHIGGIAFFEQALAVLHNNRNCYAGLTQCSGRDPRYRLLPDRLKLLLETVGADRIIYGLDYPWNSNNLEALKSDIDWIQSWGISEEEAQKILGGNLKRLIEEVRRKG